The DNA sequence GGGCCACCGTTCCGATATAATCAATATCTATAAGCTGTTTATCCACTTCAATATCCGTTTCCATGGCTAAAGAACGTTGAGAAAGTCCTGCATTATTGATCAGGATATCAATCTTTCCAAACTGTTCTGATGCTTTCGCTGCAATGGCAGGCATTTCTTTATAATTCTTCAGATCTAAAGGAATCACAGCATACCGATCTGTATTCAATCCGGCTTTTTCAGCCACCAGATGCAGCTGTTCTTCTTTTCGGGATGACAGAATGATTTTAGCATTGCTGTTCTTTGCAAGACTTGTTACCAAAGCTTCTCCGATACCTGATGAGGCTCCAGTAACCCAAATCACTTTATGATCGAAATAACTGCTCATTCTTTACTATTATTTAATTTTTAAGTCCTGCAATATATTTCCCGGCTTTCATTCCTGAAAAAATACAGCCTCCCAAAAATGTTCCTTCCAGCGCTCTGTAGCCGTGCATTCCGCCACCGCCAAAACCAGCTGCTTCTCCGGCTGCATACAGTCCTTCAATAATGCTGTCGTCATCTTTTAAAACCTGACCATTAAGATTGGTTTTTATACCTCCTAATGTTTTACGCGTTAAAATATTGAGTCTTACAGCAATCAAAGGTCCGTTTTCAGGAGCTAAAATTTTATGGGGAGCTGCTACACGTCCAAGTTTATCTCCTAAATAATTTCGGGTATTGCGGAGATAATTGACCTGTGTATCTTTTGAAAATTTATTGTCTAACTCTCTGTCACGGGCTTCGATCTGAGATTTTATTTTATCATAATTCAAAAGTCTGTTTCCGGCCAGTTCATTCATTCGCTTTACCAGATCTTCCAGATTATCTGATACAATAAAGTCTTTTCCATGCTCTTTAAAAGCTTCTACCGGTCCGGGAGCCTTTTTACCAAAAATTCTTTTCAGAAAAAGAACGTAGTCTTTATTCGTGATATCCGGATTCTGTTCTGACCCCGAAAGGGCAAATTCTTTTTTAATAATTTTCTGAGTGAGGATAAACCATGAGTAAGAAAAACCTGTTTCCTGTATATACTGTAAAGTTCCCAACGTATCAAATCCGGGAAGAAAAGGAGCGGGGAGACGTTTTCCTTTTGCATCAAACCATAAGGAAGAAGGACCAGGTAATATACGAATCCCATGGTTAGGCCAGATCGGATTCCAGTTTTGTAACCCTTCTGTGTAGTGCCACATTCTGTCGCGGTTGATAATATGAGCTCCAGTATTTTCTGCGATGCCAATCATTTTGCCATCTACATAGGCAGGAACGCCGCAGACCATATTTTCCGGTGCTTTACCAAGTCTTTCCGGCCAGTTTTTTCTTACCAGCTCATGATTGGCACCAATCCCTCCGGAAGCAATGATAATATTGGGAGCGGTATATTCAAATGATGAAATAACATTTCGGTTTGTTTCAGCGCCTCTTTCTTTAGTATCATTCTCCAGAATATCTCCTTTGAGACCTTTTATCTTCCCATTTTCTAAAATAAATTCCGTCACCCGATGTCTGAACTTCATCTGCAGCAAACCTTTTTCCTGAGCTTTGTATGCTTTTTCTACAAAAGGTTTTACGACTCCTGTCCCAGTTCCCCAACTTACGTGAAAGCGAGGCACCGAATTTCCATGCCCTGTTGCAGAACCATCACCACGTTCTGCCCAGCCAACCATAAACATCAGCTTGATCCCTAATTTTGAAATGTATTCATACTTTTCACCGACAGCAAATTTCAGATAAGCTTCAGCCCATTGACGGGGCCAGTAATCTTCCGGACGATCGAAACCCGCTGTTCCTTTCCAATCCTGAAGTGCCAGTTCATAAGAATCTTTGATCCCCATTTTCCTTTGCTGAGGAGAATTAATCAGGAACAGCCCTCCGAAAGACCAGAATGCCTGTCCTCCTATATTCTGTTCAGTTTCCTGATCCAAAAGCAGGACTTTTTTTCCGGCATTGGTAATTTCCATGGCAGCAGTAAGCCCTGCCAGTCCGCTTCCTATGATGATGGCATCAGGCCGGAATGTTTCTTCCATTTTCCAGGTATTTTTATTGAATGATACTTACTATAAATGTATTAAATATTTAAATGAAACAATTAAAAAATCTTAATACTTTTATTGTTTGTATAGAATAGAAAAATGAAATAAAATCATAAATACCAGGCATTTGCAGTATTAAATGACGGAACACGCCAGCCCATTGAGGCAGAATCAATTATTATCCAGCTGGAAGAGGAGGAAATTGAAATTCCATTAGCGCCACATCCTGTTTTTCAGGGAAAATTAACTCTTGTTACCGGATCAGCCATTCAGGGCAGAGAGAATGAAAGAGTACGGGGAACACAGTTTATCATAGAACCTGGCGCCTCTAATGTGATTCATATCACTCCAAAAAAGATATGATCTCTTCAAAATATCCTGTAAACGCTGATTTTCCTGTAATCCTCTATAAAACATTTCTATCTTTGTGAAAAATAGAAGTATGAAGTATTTGTTTATCATTGCCTGCTTTGTCTGTTCCATTTTCAGCCAGGCACAGCAAAAACAGGATCCATGGAAAGACAGCCAGCTTATGGACCCGGCGTTACTGGCTTCCCGAATCGAAAAGCATAAAACAAAAGATCTGGTAATCATTTCGGTGGGTCCTGAAGCTATCATCAAAGGTTCCGTAGACATCGGACCAACGCATGAGCCTGAAAACCTGGAAAAACTGAGAAACTATCTGAAAGACATTCCTAAAAACAGAGAAATCGTAATCTACTGCGGATGCTGTCCTTTTGTAAAATGTCCTAATATACGTCCTGCTTTTGCTTTACTGATGGAAATGGGTTTTAAAAACGCAAAGCTTTTAAATCTTCCGAAAAATATCAAAACAGACTGGCTGGATAAAGACTATCCTACAAATGATTAATATGAAGATCCGTTTTATTCTATTACTTTTAATAATCTTCTCAGGATCCGTTGTTGCCCAAAGTGCAATAGAAGCAGGAAAAAAAGCTCCTGAAATTACAATGACCAAGGCAGACGGAACTCCATTTGCCCTTTCAACATTAAAAGGAAAGGTAGTGCTGATCGATTTCTGGGCAACCTGGTGTGCCCCTTGTGTAGAAGAGCAGCCTGAGCTGAAAACATTATATGATACCTATTCTGAACAGGTAAAAAACAATACGTTTGAAATTCTGGGAATTTCTTTAGATAAAAATAAAGAAAGCTGGCAGAAAGCAATTGACAGATTTAATATCAAATGGATACAGATCAGTGATTTAAAATTCTGGAAAAGCCCTGTCGCGAAGTTGTATGAAGTTGATGAACTTCCTTTTAATGTCATCATCGACGGGCAGGGAACGATTTTAGCTAAAAATCTTCATGGTAAAGAGCTGGAAGAGTTTTTAAAGAAAACTTTAAATCAAAATTAAGAATATAAAATATTGCAGATATTGAAAGAGTGGTAAATAATTACCGCTCTTTATTTTTTATATACGCTACAAAGTAATTGATATACAGTATACAACAAGCCTTTCTTTCGTTTTATAGCTTTGAAGGATGAAAAAAAGTGTCTTCCTTCGCCTGGGGCTATCAGTGATATTGCTGATGCATAGTGTGATTTCCATTTTTAGTGGAGATGTTAATAATTTTGGACATTTTTATCTGGATAGTATAGGATTCAGCCCTATTGGAATTTATATGGCATGGGCAGTAAAACTCACTCATCTTTTCTCTGTGCCCTTACTTTGGTTTGACCAATATATAAAGCCAGTGGCTATTGCTAATATTATCATTTTTATTTTTGGAATCTACTTCGTACATTGGCAAAATGGCTGGTTTGTAGTGGGAGGCGGAACAAATGGAATCGAGTTCAATGTCTTGCTGATCTTCAGTTTTCTGAACCTGATGTATCCCGAAATTTATTTTAAAAAGCAGAACCGTTTTATCCATGAAAAGGATATTTAAGTCTTCTGGAAATCCGCAGGTTTTAATCTTTAATAACAATTCAAAACTGTAGTTTGTAGATCGTTACCTTAATTTGATCAACATATATTTCTATATTTGATTGAACAAACAGTACTTTGTACACCTAAAATCATGATCAACCTGAAATCATACAAAAGATCTAAGTGGCAGATTCATTTGCTTTTTTGGATATTGTATTATATCCTGGAGGTTTACCTTGACTTTTACTGGTCCAGGTATCAGTTTCCGGATTTCAAATGGCAAATAAGACTTCAGAATACCCTGATCCTTGAGCTAGGTTATCTTTTGATCAAAATACCTCTTGCTTATACTTTACTGTATGTATTTGAAAAGAGTCATATTAAATTGATTTTCAAATATTTTCTCTATATTTTTATCCTGACCACGGCTGTTTTAGGACATCGTTTTTTAACACATTATATTATTTATCCTTATATCTATGGTGTTAAAGAGACTCTGGATGGAAAGTATCCATCGGGGTTTATCAATGGTTATGTGGCATTCAATTCTTTTATGGATCTGATTTTCATGGTGGGTCTGATTTTCGGGGTTGAAATTACCCGGCAGAAAAATCTTCTGAAAGAACAGATCTCCCAGTTAAAGTCTGAAAAGCTTGATCAGGAACTTACTATGCTGAAAGCACAGATCAATCCTCATTTTCTGTTTAACACCCTCAATAATATTTATGGAATGGCTCTGAAAAAGGCTGATGAAACTCCGGATGTTATTCTTAAGCTATCCAAGATAATGCGGTATAATATCTATGAAGCAGCAGAAAAAACTATTTCTATAGGTAAGGATATTGAGAATATCAAGGATTTCATACAGATCCAGAAAATCCGCCACCGTCATCTTACCATACACTTTACGGAAGATATTGATCAGCCTTCTCAGGAAATCTCACCGCTGATCCTTATACAGTTTGTTGAAAATGCTTTCAAACATGGCGTTTCTGAAAGTTTAGGAGAGACATTTATTACCATCGATATCAGGTTGAAAAATGGAATTCTTACTTATTTCATAGAAAATTCCAAAGAAGAAAAGCCCAATACGCATTCCACAAAAATAGGTCAGAAAAATATCAGTAGACAGCTTGAACTGCTTTATCCTCAACACACTCTTTCTGTGGAAGATCAAAGTGACCGCTATATTGTAACATTAACCATAGATTTCCATGACGCACCAAATCTCTAAAAAATACAACTGCATTATCGTAGAAGACGAGCCAATTGCAGCAGAAATTCTGGAAAATTTTATCTCTAGGGATCAGGAACTGAATCTGGTGGGAAAATGTGCCGATGCCATATATGCCAGCAGTCTTTTAAGTATTCATGAGGTGGATCTGATGTTTTTGGATCTCCACCTTCCCGTGGTAAAAGGCTTTGACTTTTTGAGGAAAATAAAAAATCCTCCATTCGTTATTGTTACCACTGCTTATCATCAGTATGCTGTAGAAGGCTACGAATTAGATATTGCAGATTACCTAATGAAACCTATTCCCTATGAGCGTTTTCAGGCTGCGATAGGGAAGTTCAAACATTTAATGGAGGCGGAGGATGCATTACTGGAAGTATCTGAACGTGATTATATCTTCATCAATAGCGGGAAAAAGCAGATTAAAATTATTCTGCAGGATATTTTCTACATCGAGAGCTTAAGAGAATATATTCACATTCATACAAAAGCAGAAACTTTCACTTTTAAAATGCCTATCAGTAAAATAGAAGAGGTTTTAAATCCTAAAATGTTTGCCCGTATTCATAAATCGTATATCATTTCAAAAGCCAAAATAGAAGTTAAGTCGGCCAACATCATCCAGATTAGGGGGAAAAACCTTCCGGTGGGAAGGACATATAAGCCGTTGTTGGAGCTTTAACAGGGAAGTGTTTAAACCACCCCGTCAAAAATTTTAAAATTTTTGCCACCCCTCCGAGGGAAGGGAATTTTCAGCCGTTCAATTCAAAATTCAGGAAACCGGCAGTTTTTGTAGTTTCTGTTTCACAGTTTATAATTTTAGTAGATTTTATCGCGTTGTTGATATATATTTTTGACTCAATTCTTCACTTTTTATCCAAATTTACATAGCAAAAGATATTTTCATTCATGATAAAAAATCAAATGAGATAAATGTGGTTAGTTTATTATGCTAATGTTGAATGATGATTGGCTTAACGATTAGCGATAATCTTAAGCCAATTTCTTTTTCAGAAGGAATATCTTATTTTAAAATATTTTAAGTCCCACTATTCCTGCAACAATCAGTAATGCAGAGAGTAATCGTAAAATACTTGCTGAGTCCTGAAAAAACAGAATTCCCACCAATAAAGTTCCTACAGCACCAATTCCGGTCCAGACTGCATAAGCTGTTCCAATAGGGATACTTTTCTGAGCGTACCAGAGAAATCCGCCGCTAACGGCCATACAAACGATCGAAAATATGATCCAGCTCCATTTATTATTTTCCAGTTGTTGAGATAACTTAAGTCCCAAAGGCCATCCAATTTCAAAAATTCCTGCGATAATTAATGCAATCCAGTTCATACTACTTATTTTTTAATGATGTTACTTTTATTTAAAATGTCATTAAAATGAATTCTTTACAATAAAAAACATCATCAAATTACTGCTGTAAATTATGATTATCCACTCATATTCAATACAATAAACTGTGTGATCCCGCAAAAAGCAGAGATAAAACGTACTATACAGACTGTGAACCGTTCAATATTCCATAATAAAATGTGACTCTCAATATCCCTAATATTGATATCTTTATACTATAAAAAAAGAGAAGGCAGAGATCTCTTATTTTCTATACTATCATCTCAATTATGTTAACAGACATCATTACAGCTCATCTTAACGTCCTTTTTTGTGGAATCAATCCGGGTTTAAAATCATCAGATGACGGACATCATTTTTCGGGAAAGAGTAACCGTTTCTGGAAAGTCCTTCATCAGTCGGGGTTTACTTCTTATCAAATTGAAGCGGTGAATGATACTTCTATCCTGGATTTCGGGCTGGGGCTCACCACTGCTGTAGCAAGGGCAACTTCCCGTGCTGATGAACTTTCAAAAGAAGAGTTTGAGAATGCTTTGGATACATTTAAAGCAAAAATAACAGAATATCAGCCTAAATATGTTGCTTTTCTCGGCAAAGCTGCTTACAAGGCTTTCTCTAAAAAGAAAGAAATTCTATGGGGACTGCAGGCAGAAGATTTCTGTGGAGCAAAAGTGTGGGTTTTGCCCAATACCAGCGGTTTGAACCGGGGATTTTCACTTGATCAGCTGGTTGCTTATTATAAGGAGTTTTATCTTACACTTCACAAACCGTAACTGTTATATTGTATTCGGTTTGCTTACATATTTATTTCCTTTCACAAAGAACCGCCAGGGTAAAAGGGCATCTTCCTGAGCATAAGCAACGCCTATACGGGGAACCTTTATAATATCATCAGAAGGATATCGAATGCCGTGATCTTCAATCCATATTTCATTTCCATCCAGATCTTTTTTATTAAAAGATTGATCAATACCTAAAGCTTTGGCTGCAGATCCGGGGCCGGAAGAAATAGCTGCTTTACCGGCAGACATATTCCGTCTGAGTTCCATGATGTCTTTTCCTATTAATGGCTCAACAGCTCTGATTAAAACAGCGTGAGGCTCATCTTTTACAGAAGTTACAACATTGAACAGATGATGAATTCCGTAACATAAATAAACATAGGAAACACCACCATGACTGTACAGCGTTTCTGTGCGGTTGGTCCGTCTGCCGCCATACGCATGGGAAGCTTTATCCAAAACTCCGAAATAGGCTTCCGTTTCTACTATAATTCCGGCAGTTACTTCATCATTGATATCTGTAAAAAGAACTTTTCCCAGAAGATCCTGAGCGAGAAAAAGAACGTCTTGATGAGAATAATAGGAGAGTGGCAGTTTCAAATGAATAGCTTTATGGATTTAACAGGTTAAAAGTAAGGATATAAAAACAATTTTCATAGAGTTAAACAGATTGTCACTACATTTGAGTATGAATTTCATTCGCCCAAAAACAAAATTATGATGAAAGCTTTTAATCTGACGCTGTTTATGGTCACTTTTTGTCTGACAGCATTGCCATTCAGTATTCCTTATCAGCAGTCTTATCAAAAAATGATTGTTGGGAAGTGGCAGCCGGTACTTTCTATCACTGAAGGTATTGAAGCAAACGGAAAACGAACGGGACAGACTCATTCAAAATTCAGCAGCAAAGACATCATGCAGTTTAATGCTGACGGCTCTATTATTGATGGCGGACAGCTTTATTTTTCGTATTCACTGGACCCTGATCATAAGATCTTATCTTTATTTGATGGAAGTAACTCTGAGAAAAAATTTGAAATCATTCAGCTAGACAAAACAGCAATGAAAATAATAATGAATGAAGTTGATAAATACAAAGGAGAGCCCTTTCATATAACCTGGACCCTTACCTTTAAAAGAAAATAAAAAGTCCCACATTATTGTGAGACTTTTTTATAAATGATCCTATCTTCCTCCCGGAGGACAGTGTTCTTTTAAATATTTTGTAAATAGAGTAGCAAGGTGCTCTGACGTACCTTCCCCTTCATCAATAGAGTGTGTACGGTTAGGATAAGACATCAGCTGAAACTGTTTGTTGTATTTTACCAGTTCGTTGATATATACTTCGGTATTCTGGTAATGTACATTATCATCACCTGTTCCATGAACCAGTAAAAGATTTCCTTTTAGGTTTTTAGCATAAGCCAGTGGAGATCCATTCACAAAATCTTCTCTGTTTTCCTGTGGAAGTCCCATATATCTTTCCTGATAAATATTGTCATAGAACAACTGATTGGCTACCGGAGCAATAGCAATTCCGGTCTGGTAAATATCAGGATATTGTCCCAAAAGGTTCAGGGTAGAAGAACCTCCGCCGCTCCAGCCCCATACGGCAACCCTTGAAGTATCTGCATAAGGCCATTTTGCGAATAAAGCTTTAGCCCCCATTGCCTGATCACGAATATTAAGCTGTCCTATTTTACGATAAATCGATTTTCTCCATTCACGTCCTCTTGGAGCCGGGGTTCCGCGGTTTTCAAGGGAAACATACAGGTAACCGTCTTCCGCCATATCCCCAACGTATAATTGATTCCAGCCTGTATAGAAACCGTCTGTTACTGTTTGCATTGCCGGTTCTCCATAGACTGTGAAAACAACCGGATATTTTTTATTAGGATCAAAATTTTTAGGCTTTACCACCCATCCGTCCAATGTAACACCATCTTGTGTGGTAATCTGGAAAAACTCTGTTTTAGACTTTGCAGGATCTGCTTTTGCTGTTCTTTTGGCAGCAACCAGTTCTTTATGTTCCGGAAGTGATATTACCGAACCCATTGAAATGGCATTAACGCTGTTATTGGTGAACATTGCGATTTTCCCATTGGGTGATATCGTATATGTATTGGAACCTGTATAAGCTTCAGGGGTAACTTTTTGTGCTTTTCCTCCTTTCATACTTACTTTGTACAGATACTTTTGAGTCGCATTATTGGGTGACGCTGAAAAGTAAATCTGTTTGTTCTGAACATCAAAAAACTCAGGTTTTATCACATCAAAAGCATCTTTGGTAATCAATGTTTCCTTACCGCTCATATCTATTTTATAAATATGTCTCCATCCGTCTTTTTCAGAAAGCCAAAGGAACTCTTTTCCATTCTCAATCCAGTCCCAGCCACTTGGGTCATTATCGTTCCAACGGGATTTGATATCAATCCATGCAGCATCTGTTTCTGTATGAATAGTCTTACTGTTGCCGGAGCTGGCATCTGCCACGATGATCTTACTTTGATTTTGCTTTCTGTTCAGCTGCTGGAGAATAACAGATTTAGAATCCAGCACCCATTCCATTCTCGGAATATAGTTTTGCATTTCATCTCCTGCAATATCTGCTTTCTTTGAAGATTTAGAAGCAAGATCGTAAAACCAGATGCTGCAGCCTGAAGGATTTTCTCCTACTTTCGGATATTCTACAGGAACAGTAAATGAATACAAACTGTCTGTATTATTTATCATCAGGAAGTTTTTTGTACCTCTTGCATCCAGCTTCCAGTAAGCAATTTTGTTACCGTCGGGTGACCATCGGAAACCATCCTGAGTTCCAAATTCCTCTTCATATACCCAATCGAAAGTACCGTTGATCATCCCGTCTGTACCATCAGTCGTAATTTGGGTAATCTGATTGTTTGAAAGGTCTTCAACATACATATTATGCTTAGATACATACGCTACTTTTTTTCCATCCGGAGAATACTTTGCAAACATCAGTGACGAATAAGGCAATCCTTTTCCAAGCTGGGTAAGTTTTTTAGTAGTTTTGTCAAAGATCCAGTAATCTCCACGGGTATTGTCTCTCCATACTTTTCGGGTATTGGCAAAGAGTAACAAACTTTTGTCATCCGGAGATACCTGAAAGCTTTGTACCTGCAGTGGTTCAGAACTTCCCGCAGGAACAAGTTCATTGCTGTTTAAAAGTGTCTGGTCTTTTCCGGGATGCAGTACATCAACAATTTCAACCCCCTTTTTAGTAAATGAATAGTAAGCATTACCATCCGGAGTCCACTGTGTTTTTTGTGCCGCCAATGGCGACAGACACAGGAAGTATAATGCAATAACGGTTAGTTTTTTTATATTCTTCATAGATCGTATTTGATTAAGCTAAATATTCAGCTCTGTAATTTTCAATTTCTTGAACTGTTTTTATTAATCCGTTCCCAAGAAGTCTGTACCCGTCATCAGTAATCAGGAAATCATCTTCCACACGGATTCCTCCAAAGTTTCGGTATTCATTTACTTTATCGTAATTGATAAAATCTGCATTTTTATTTTCAGCCTGCCAGATATCAATCAGTTCCGGAATCATATAAATACCGGGTTCAACCGTTACTACAAATCCGGATTCAAGAGACTTTCCTAAACGTAAAGATTTAAGACCGAATGTTTTGGTATCTTTTGGTTCTTCTTCGGTATAGCCAATGTATTGCTCTCCGAGATCTTCCATATCATGTACATCAAGTCCCATCATATGTCCCAATCCGCATTGAAAAAATAGGGTATGGGCATGGTTTTTCACCGCTTCTTCAGGATTTCCTTTCATCAATCCAAGATCAATAAGACCTTCTACAAGATGCTGAGAAGCTTTCAGATGAATATCCTTGAATCGAACACCCGGTTTCAGAAGCTGTTGCGCATTATTAAAAGCATTCAGAACCACTTCATACATTTCCTTTTGTTTTGTACTAAAAATCTTGCTCACAGGAAAAGTTCTGGTAAGGTCGCCCGCATATCCCATTGCCGTTTCCGCTCCGGAATCGTTAAGGAAAAGATCTCCTTCTTTCAAAGTATTAAGGCGATAGTGATTATGCAGAATTCCTCCGTTTATGGTTACAATCGGAGGATAAGACATCTGACATTCTTTATTGGCAGCCAGATATTGAATGGCATTGGCTATTTCATATTCTTTAATGCCCGGTTTTGCAGTCCGCATTGCCAGCAAATGCATTTCATTGGATACATTCACTGCCTGTTCTATCTGCACTATTTCCTGAGACTCTTTTATAGAACGCTGCTTCACAATGGCTTTAATCATCTCTACAGAAGGTTGTAATGCAGCTATTTTAATACCAAGAAGATCAGCAAGTAAAATTTTATTGGAAGACTGATACGGAGGAAGATAATGTACCTTTCTGCCGGAAGTCTGTGCTTTTAAAATATATTGAGAAAGCTCTGTATAAGGCATGGTTTCCTGTACTCCGGATTTCAGACTTTTCTCTTTCAGGGTTTCCTGTCTGCCCATCCATACAATGTCATCTATACTTAATTCATCTCCGAAAATAATGGTTTTATTCTCATCAATATCAATAATGGCCGCAATACGGGGTTCCTGGATTCCGAAATAATATAAATACGTACTGTCCTGACGGAAATAATAAGGATTGTGTTCAAAGTTCACAGGATTCTCTATATTTCCCAAAAACAATAAAATTCCGCCCGATACATTACTTTGTAAAACTGCTCTTCTATCTTGATAGGTTTGTGTTGAAAACATATTATGAATACTTTTTAATTTAAAGCTTTAAAGTTACGATTTTGTACTATTGACCGCTCTTTATTTACTAAAATAAAGAATAATGTAAAGTTTGGATTTTAATATGATATCCAGTGTTCATATTTTGCTTAAATTCGGTCATATTTTAACCTTTTACATCAAAATATTGGTTCTATGAAGAGTCTTCAGTTTTCAGTCCCTGCTGATACCAACAAAAGTATCCGTATTCAGGAAGATATAATGCCCAATTTTTATCCTTACTTCCATCGCCATACGGAAACCCAGATCATGTGGATTCTTAAAGGACACGGAACACTGGCCATAGAACAAAATCTCTTTAATTTTGAGGCTGGTGATATTTTCTATCTGGGAGCTAATCAATCACATGTCTTCCGGGGTAATTTTGATAAAGATGAAAAACAAAAAGTTCATTCCATCTCTATATTTTTTGATCCGTATAAAAAGATCGCTGCATTTTTTGACTTACCGGAATTTGGAGAACTTAAAAATTTTATAGCCCATTCAGAAGTCGGTTTCCAGGTCGCTCCTAAATTAAAAATATGTATCGGGGAAAACATTGCAGCATTACAAAAAACAGAAGGAGTAGAGCAGATCATAGATTTTATCAGGATTTTAAACCATCTTATGCAAAACAGACATCTGCATATTCCCTTATCTTCAGAAAAGAATCTGCCCAATCATATTTCAGATTATGATCAAAGAATTATAGATGCCCAAACCTTTATTAAGAAGAATTTTGCTCAAACTAAACTTACCCTTGACAGTATTGCTCAGGAAGCCTGTATGACCCCTCAGGCATTTTGCAGATCTTTTAAAAAACGAACCGGAATCACTTATATTGAATATCTTAATGAACTCCGGGTACAGCGAGCTTGCAGACTACTGACATCCAGCAGTATGTACAGTATTTCTTCTGTGGCTTTTAACAGCGGATTCAACAGCCTTACCAATTTTAACCGGGTCTTCAAGTCCATTATGAAATATTCGCCTAAAGAATACCTTAAACACTATAAAGAGGCCACTATAGAGCAATAA is a window from the Chryseobacterium indologenes genome containing:
- a CDS encoding FAD-binding dehydrogenase gives rise to the protein MEETFRPDAIIIGSGLAGLTAAMEITNAGKKVLLLDQETEQNIGGQAFWSFGGLFLINSPQQRKMGIKDSYELALQDWKGTAGFDRPEDYWPRQWAEAYLKFAVGEKYEYISKLGIKLMFMVGWAERGDGSATGHGNSVPRFHVSWGTGTGVVKPFVEKAYKAQEKGLLQMKFRHRVTEFILENGKIKGLKGDILENDTKERGAETNRNVISSFEYTAPNIIIASGGIGANHELVRKNWPERLGKAPENMVCGVPAYVDGKMIGIAENTGAHIINRDRMWHYTEGLQNWNPIWPNHGIRILPGPSSLWFDAKGKRLPAPFLPGFDTLGTLQYIQETGFSYSWFILTQKIIKKEFALSGSEQNPDITNKDYVLFLKRIFGKKAPGPVEAFKEHGKDFIVSDNLEDLVKRMNELAGNRLLNYDKIKSQIEARDRELDNKFSKDTQVNYLRNTRNYLGDKLGRVAAPHKILAPENGPLIAVRLNILTRKTLGGIKTNLNGQVLKDDDSIIEGLYAAGEAAGFGGGGMHGYRALEGTFLGGCIFSGMKAGKYIAGLKN
- a CDS encoding rhodanese-like domain-containing protein, with protein sequence MKYLFIIACFVCSIFSQAQQKQDPWKDSQLMDPALLASRIEKHKTKDLVIISVGPEAIIKGSVDIGPTHEPENLEKLRNYLKDIPKNREIVIYCGCCPFVKCPNIRPAFALLMEMGFKNAKLLNLPKNIKTDWLDKDYPTND
- a CDS encoding TlpA family protein disulfide reductase, yielding MKIRFILLLLIIFSGSVVAQSAIEAGKKAPEITMTKADGTPFALSTLKGKVVLIDFWATWCAPCVEEQPELKTLYDTYSEQVKNNTFEILGISLDKNKESWQKAIDRFNIKWIQISDLKFWKSPVAKLYEVDELPFNVIIDGQGTILAKNLHGKELEEFLKKTLNQN
- a CDS encoding DoxX family protein — its product is MKKSVFLRLGLSVILLMHSVISIFSGDVNNFGHFYLDSIGFSPIGIYMAWAVKLTHLFSVPLLWFDQYIKPVAIANIIIFIFGIYFVHWQNGWFVVGGGTNGIEFNVLLIFSFLNLMYPEIYFKKQNRFIHEKDI
- a CDS encoding sensor histidine kinase, which encodes MINLKSYKRSKWQIHLLFWILYYILEVYLDFYWSRYQFPDFKWQIRLQNTLILELGYLLIKIPLAYTLLYVFEKSHIKLIFKYFLYIFILTTAVLGHRFLTHYIIYPYIYGVKETLDGKYPSGFINGYVAFNSFMDLIFMVGLIFGVEITRQKNLLKEQISQLKSEKLDQELTMLKAQINPHFLFNTLNNIYGMALKKADETPDVILKLSKIMRYNIYEAAEKTISIGKDIENIKDFIQIQKIRHRHLTIHFTEDIDQPSQEISPLILIQFVENAFKHGVSESLGETFITIDIRLKNGILTYFIENSKEEKPNTHSTKIGQKNISRQLELLYPQHTLSVEDQSDRYIVTLTIDFHDAPNL
- a CDS encoding LytR/AlgR family response regulator transcription factor; this encodes MTHQISKKYNCIIVEDEPIAAEILENFISRDQELNLVGKCADAIYASSLLSIHEVDLMFLDLHLPVVKGFDFLRKIKNPPFVIVTTAYHQYAVEGYELDIADYLMKPIPYERFQAAIGKFKHLMEAEDALLEVSERDYIFINSGKKQIKIILQDIFYIESLREYIHIHTKAETFTFKMPISKIEEVLNPKMFARIHKSYIISKAKIEVKSANIIQIRGKNLPVGRTYKPLLEL
- a CDS encoding DMT family transporter; amino-acid sequence: MNWIALIIAGIFEIGWPLGLKLSQQLENNKWSWIIFSIVCMAVSGGFLWYAQKSIPIGTAYAVWTGIGAVGTLLVGILFFQDSASILRLLSALLIVAGIVGLKIF
- the mug gene encoding G/U mismatch-specific DNA glycosylase; this encodes MLTDIITAHLNVLFCGINPGLKSSDDGHHFSGKSNRFWKVLHQSGFTSYQIEAVNDTSILDFGLGLTTAVARATSRADELSKEEFENALDTFKAKITEYQPKYVAFLGKAAYKAFSKKKEILWGLQAEDFCGAKVWVLPNTSGLNRGFSLDQLVAYYKEFYLTLHKP
- a CDS encoding DNA-3-methyladenine glycosylase, translating into MKLPLSYYSHQDVLFLAQDLLGKVLFTDINDEVTAGIIVETEAYFGVLDKASHAYGGRRTNRTETLYSHGGVSYVYLCYGIHHLFNVVTSVKDEPHAVLIRAVEPLIGKDIMELRRNMSAGKAAISSGPGSAAKALGIDQSFNKKDLDGNEIWIEDHGIRYPSDDIIKVPRIGVAYAQEDALLPWRFFVKGNKYVSKPNTI